A stretch of Candidatus Latescibacterota bacterium DNA encodes these proteins:
- a CDS encoding NAD(P)/FAD-dependent oxidoreductase encodes MDYNLVVIGGGASGMLAAGRAAENGLKVLLLERNNRLGMKLGITGKG; translated from the coding sequence ATGGATTACAATCTTGTAGTAATAGGTGGAGGAGCATCCGGTATGCTCGCGGCCGGAAGGGCGGCGGAGAACGGGCTCAAGGTCCTTCTGCTCGAGAGAAACAACCGTCTCGGGATGAAGCTTGGAATAACGGGTAAGGGA